The genomic segment CATCAAAGCCATGTCCGGCGAACCCGAATTCGATGGCACGGAACGCCGTGAGTACCCCGAATGGGCAAGCGGAATCAGAAAAGACGCCGGGAAAGCACCCGGCGACGAACAGCCAGAACCCTAGCTCACGCGCCGACCGAACCGCGTCCACGCGTGCTGTTCAATTGATTATCGTGGTAATGTAGCGTCGAGTAATCGACGTTCTGACTTCGGTTGTCCACGAGGAGACCGAACAGGTTGTGTGCCGACCGCGAGTGCGCGATGGTCACGTCCGAACTGTTCCAGACCGTAATTCCCTCCGTGCTCTGAACCGTCGTCACGTTCCGAACCGTCACCGACGATGAGTTCCGAAGATGAATCGCACGATTCCAGTGGGACACCCGAACCGAGTGGATAGTCACGTCGGAGACGCCACTGGCGTTATTGACGAGAATGCCGGTCGTATCGGTGACGCCTCTCCCTTTGATCGTGTGACCCGACCCATTCAGCGTTACGTGACTCGAATTGATCACGAGACAACTACCCGTCAGTCCGGTCGCAC from the Haladaptatus sp. R4 genome contains:
- a CDS encoding NosD domain-containing protein; the encoded protein is MVSIDSTSRKVLIVVPLVLLVAVALSLNVVNLPFGGGHDSKSEPSKPVKGCRTISKPGNYVLASDFGGATGLTGSCLVINSSHVTLNGSGHTIKGRGVTDTTGILVNNASGVSDVTIHSVRVSHWNRAIHLRNSSSVTVRNVTTVQSTEGITVWNSSDVTIAHSRSAHNLFGLLVDNRSQNVDYSTLHYHDNQLNSTRGRGSVGA